GTGTACAGCAAACCATAAAAAGTCTCTTCCACATACCCGAACAAAATATCACCGTGCATTCACAATTTGTGGGAGGCGCCTTTGGTATGGGGCTGCGGGTATGGCCCCTGGAAGTAGCCACCATACTGGCTGCGAAGAAGATACGCAAACCGGTGAAACTGGTGATTACCCGGGAGGAAATGTTTACACTCGTAGGCTACAGACCCAATGCTGTACAGCAGGTAAGTATCGGCGCTACCGCAGATGGTAAGCTTACCGGCATCGCACACGAAGCAGTAGCCATCACGTCTCCTTACGAAGATTTTACAGAAGGCATTGTGGCCATGAGTAAATTCATGTACGCCTGTCCCAACGTATATACAAAATACCAGCTGGTACCGCTCAACATGAGCACACCGGTATGGATGCGCGGCCCCGGTGAAGCCACCGGCGCTTTCGCACTGGAATCGGCGATAGACGAACTCGCCTACAAGCTAAAACTGGATCCATTGGCATTCCGTATCCTCAATCATGCGGATACCGATCCGGAAAAAGATCTTCCTTTCTCCAGTAAATACCTGAAAGAGGCTTACCAGATGGGCGCTGAAAAGATTGGCTGGTTTCAACGCAATCCCGAACCGCGTTCTATGAAGGAAGATGATATGCTGGTAGGCTATGGTATGAGCAGCGGTACTTTCGGCGCCTATCGCGGCAAAGCCACTGCTGCCGGTACGCTCAAAGCAGACGGCACATTCGTGTTACAAAGTGCGGCCAGCGATATTGGTCCGGGTACCGCCACCGCGATGGTGCAGATTGCCGCTGATGCTACCGGTATCGACCCTACGAAAATAACATTCATGCTCGGTGAATCATCCTACCCGGATGCTCCCAAACAAGGCGGCTCCTCTACCGTGTCTACAGTTGGCAGTGCTGTCAACGATGTATGTAAAGCATTGCAGCAACAACTGGGTGAACTGGCTATCGCAAAGCTGCCTGCATTTAAAAATGCAACAGCAGCAGATCTTGTTTATGAAGATGGACAACTTTCCCTGGCTGCAGACCGCTCCGTAAAAATTGCCTATCACGAAATATTGCAACAGCAGCAACTGCCCGAATTGCGGGTCACCGCTACTTCACAGAGTGGCGAGGAAAGAAAGAAATACTCCATGTATTCTTTCTCTGTGCATTTTGCCAAAGTACATGTGCATCCTGCTACGGGTGTAGTCCGGATAGTACACGTAGTGAGCGTAGCAGATTCTGGCACCATCGTCAACAGCAAAACCGCTGCCAGTCAGATGATAGGCGGCGTAGTAGGCGGCATTGGTATGGCACTTACGGAAGAGGCTATCATAGATCATCGTTTCGGCCGTTTTGTGAATCATAATTATGCCGACTATCATGTACCCGTAAACGCGGATACACCACCTACTGATGTGCTTTTCATCAATAAAAAAGATCCGTATATCAACCCTATGGGCGCCAAAGGCATGGGGGAAATAGCACTGATCGGCTTTGCAGCCGCCGTTGCCAATGCAGTATACCATGCTACCGGTAAACGCGTACGCGACCTGCCCATTACACCGGATAAAGTAATGGAAGTAAAGAATGATATACAATCGAAGTTAGAAAATAAGCTGTCGGTATGAACGAACCTGGAGATATTGTGAAAGCATATCATGCTGCCTGCCGCGAAGGACTAAGAACCGCACTGGCAACAGTGGTACATGTGGAAGGTTCCGCCTATCGCCAACCCGGTGCGCGCATGCTCGTAACAGAAAACGGCGCACTCACCGGCGCTATCAGCGGCGGCTGTCTTGAAGGAGATGCCCTCCGTAAAGCACAACTGGTTATATTGCAACAGCAACCCATGCTGGTCACCTACGATACTACCGATGAAGATGACGCCAAACTGGGCGTAGGACTGGGTTGCAACGGTGTCATACACATCCTGCTGGAGCCACTGCCAGGCAATGATGATAACCAGCTACTGCACCCTGTTGCGCTGCTGGAACAAGTTGTCACTTCCCGGCAAAGCGCCGTACTGGTCACCTTGTTTTCATTGCACAACAGGAAAGCCCCCCAACCAGGCACCTGCCTGTTACTGACAGGTGACGGACAACTCCGGCACAGCATAACAAATGATGCGCTGCAAACGGCCGTCATTACCCATGCACAGCAGGCGATGCAAACACAAAGATCACTCGTCACCACTTATGTTTCCGCACAGGAAAATATAACAGCCCTCGCTGCCTGGTTACCACCTGTTCCTCACCTGTTGATTGCAGGCGCCGGCAACGATGCGATGCCATTGGTAAAGATGGCATACCTCCTCGGATGGCATACCACCGTGGTAGACGGTCGTCCCGCCTACGCCACCAAAGCCCGCTTCCCGGAAGCGACCCATATTGTAGTAGCCAAACCGGAACAGGTGCTTTCCCGCGTAACGGTAGATGCACACACCGCTGTGATACTGATGACGCACAACTACAACTACGACCTCGCTTTATTAATAGCACTGCTGCCGCTTTCCCTGCCTTACACCGGTATGCTGGGCCCTGCTAAAAAACGCCGGCGCATGCTGGAAGAATTAAATGAGAAAGGTGTCCAGTTATCAGACATACAACGGGAACGACTATACGGTCCTGCGGGGCTTGACATAGGCGCGGAAACCACTGCAGAAATTGCGTTGTCTATCATCAGTGAAATTAAAGCTGTTTTGTCGGCTGCCGCCGGCATCTCCCTCCGGGAGAAGAAAACCGCGATCCACTCCCGTGCGCAACAGATCATCACCCAACAACAAATCTGATGAAAAATAACACCGGCGCCATCATCCTTGCAGCTGGCGCATCACAGCGCATGGGCACTCCCAAACAGCAGCTTGTATTTGAAAATAAAACGCTGCTTCAACGGGTAGTGCATACCGCGCTGGAAACAGGCTGCTCCCCTGTTATAGTGGTATTAGGCGCCTTCGCCACAGACATCCGGTCAGACCTGCCCACCACCGGTGTCACCATCGTCATCAATGATCATTGGGAAACAGGGATGGCAGGTTCTATTCATACCGGCATACAGGCAATGCTTCGTATATCCCACACCGTTAATAACACATTCCTCCTGCTTTGCGATCAACCTTTTATCAGTTCCACCCTCTTACATGAAATGATGACTACTCAAACCGCCACCGGCAAAAAAATAATCGCCTGTGCTTACAATAACACCATCGGCACCCCTGTATTATTCGATTCATCCTTCTTCCCACAGCTACTCCAGTTAACCGGTCAGGAAGGCGCAAAAAAAATATTGCTGCAACATCCCGCTGATGTAGTCACAATCCCTTTCGCACAGGGCGCCCTGGATATTGACACCCAGGATGATTATAAAAAACTGATGCAATAATTTCTTTAAAGAAAGTCTTCGCATGAACAATATTAATCTCTCCGAAAAATATTTTTTTTTGAAAATAAATAATTCCGCTTTACATTTGTCTACAGAATTAGTAGACTAATAAACATAAACGTCATGCAAAGCAATGATCAACATCCGAACCCGCGCTACCACCGCACATATGCCAGCAAAAAGCTGGTAACGTTTTCCTGTTGTTGCTGAACCCCTCTCTCACTGCGGTTTCCCACCAACCACCGCCCCCACCATCCTGTTTAAATAATTACTGATTACTTAAAATCTTCATCGTCATGCAAACTAACACCTTGCCTGTTTTCCGTCTCGAAGGGACGGTAACGGCTACCCACCTCGCATATTTCCGGCAACATGGTATCATCCAGTTCAAAAATTTTCTTGACAAAGAAACATTATCAACTGTACTACGGGAAGTAGAACAGGTACAGCAACTATTACTTAACAACAATACACAGAAGGTCAACGGCATCCCGCTCAAATTTGGTACGGATACAAATGGCAATCCTCTGATCCAGCGCATCGCCTTTGCCTCCCACTTCAGCAGCGTGCTACGCACATTGCTGAAAGAAGAACGGCTGCAGTCATTAACAAAACTACTCGGCCCCTACGAAGGCAGGATCGGCGAAAATGAAAAAGACGGGCTGGTGATCAATCATTACGTGAATGCAGCTCACAGCCAGTTTAAACAACTCGGATGGCATACAGACAGTCCGCGCGATCTCTTTCTCGGCACCCGCATCATGCCTATGCTCAATGTAGGCATCCATCTCGATGATTGCCCGCTGGAAAACGGCGGACTAAGAGTACTCGCAGGTACACACGAACAGGGGTTGTTACGGTTGCTGTTCAGAAAAAAATATTTCATTGACAATAACCCCGACAAAAAAGAAGTAGGTTTTGATATTGAAGCAGGCGATCTCACCGTGCATGATGGCCGCCTGTGGCATCGTGTACAACAATCGCCCCACACCGGTGAAAAAAGCCGCAGAAGGGTGATGTACATTCCCATCATTACCGGTGCCTATCAGCCTAAACACGCACAAAGTCCCACACCATTTTATCATAAACTGGCGCAGCTGAAGCAACCACGTTATAGCGACAGGCCACAGTGGGGCAACGCTAAAACAGCCATCGTCAACAGTTCATCCATCTAAACAAACGAAATATGTCATACGCATTAGTAACCGGCGCTGCCAAAGGAATTGGTAAAGCGATAGCCGCCGAACTGGCGGCAAGAAATTATCACCTGTTGCTTGTTGACTTCGACGGGAATACACTGGCAGCCACTGCGGAAGCATTGGCTGCACAGTATCACGTCAACGTACACACGCTGCACCAGGATCTTTCCGAACCCGATGCATTGCTGCATATAACCGCCTGGACCAGCTCCTGGCATGATCAGCTCAATGTTGTAGTCAATAACGCCGGATATGGCCTGAATGGTGCATTCGAAAACAGCTCCCTGCCAGAACAATTTAATATCATAGATGTAAATATAAAAGCACAGGTGGGCCTCTCATACGCCTATATTCCGGTGCTTCGGAAATTTCAGCGTGCCTATTTGCTGAACCTTGCCAGTACAACCGCTTATCAGACCGTTCCTTATCTGAATATCTACGCCGCTTCCAAAGCTTTTGCCTTGTCATTTACACGGGGGCTGCGACACGAATTGCGCGACTCGCCTATATCCGTCAGCGCATTGAGTCCCGGCAGTACCGATACAGATTTCGTCAACAGGGCGCGTATGGGCGATGCCACCAGGAAACTGGCAGACCGCTTCAACATGACGCCGGAAAAGGTAGCCAGCATAGCCATTGATGGCCTGTTTAAAGGAAAGGCTGAAATCATCCCGGGATTTATCAACAAACTGAATGCTTTCTTACCAAAGTTTTTCCCAAAAACATTCGTAGAAAAAATTGCAGGAAATATTTATCAGCCGGTAGGGCAAACAGCGGAAATAGTACTGACCACATAACGTGGCTAAAACCGGTAGCTAAGCGTACAACTCCTGTTCAGCTGTGTAATACGTTTTCCTGCCGCCGCCGGTATCATGCTTTATTTCGGCGCCACCGGGGCTCTCTTTCAACTTTGAATTGTGTACCAGCATAAAAT
The Chitinophaga sp. MM2321 DNA segment above includes these coding regions:
- a CDS encoding xanthine dehydrogenase family protein molybdopterin-binding subunit, with protein sequence MKKPSVGQSMDRVDGRLKVTGGARYFADHQLEGMLYAALVCSPVSCGRIKSIDAQKALRAPGVVDVVSHLNAPPVPGYKEENKNPKQGLKIFSDDRIYSNGQPVAVVVADTLERAVYAASLVDVLYSQEVHHTEMSANMDKAFQNNGMKDYLRGEADAWKKAAVTVDETYTIPLEVHNPMELAGIIAHWETPDKLTLYAKTQGVKSVQQTIKSLFHIPEQNITVHSQFVGGAFGMGLRVWPLEVATILAAKKIRKPVKLVITREEMFTLVGYRPNAVQQVSIGATADGKLTGIAHEAVAITSPYEDFTEGIVAMSKFMYACPNVYTKYQLVPLNMSTPVWMRGPGEATGAFALESAIDELAYKLKLDPLAFRILNHADTDPEKDLPFSSKYLKEAYQMGAEKIGWFQRNPEPRSMKEDDMLVGYGMSSGTFGAYRGKATAAGTLKADGTFVLQSAASDIGPGTATAMVQIAADATGIDPTKITFMLGESSYPDAPKQGGSSTVSTVGSAVNDVCKALQQQLGELAIAKLPAFKNATAADLVYEDGQLSLAADRSVKIAYHEILQQQQLPELRVTATSQSGEERKKYSMYSFSVHFAKVHVHPATGVVRIVHVVSVADSGTIVNSKTAASQMIGGVVGGIGMALTEEAIIDHRFGRFVNHNYADYHVPVNADTPPTDVLFINKKDPYINPMGAKGMGEIALIGFAAAVANAVYHATGKRVRDLPITPDKVMEVKNDIQSKLENKLSV
- a CDS encoding XdhC family protein, whose translation is MNEPGDIVKAYHAACREGLRTALATVVHVEGSAYRQPGARMLVTENGALTGAISGGCLEGDALRKAQLVILQQQPMLVTYDTTDEDDAKLGVGLGCNGVIHILLEPLPGNDDNQLLHPVALLEQVVTSRQSAVLVTLFSLHNRKAPQPGTCLLLTGDGQLRHSITNDALQTAVITHAQQAMQTQRSLVTTYVSAQENITALAAWLPPVPHLLIAGAGNDAMPLVKMAYLLGWHTTVVDGRPAYATKARFPEATHIVVAKPEQVLSRVTVDAHTAVILMTHNYNYDLALLIALLPLSLPYTGMLGPAKKRRRMLEELNEKGVQLSDIQRERLYGPAGLDIGAETTAEIALSIISEIKAVLSAAAGISLREKKTAIHSRAQQIITQQQI
- a CDS encoding nucleotidyltransferase family protein, translated to MKNNTGAIILAAGASQRMGTPKQQLVFENKTLLQRVVHTALETGCSPVIVVLGAFATDIRSDLPTTGVTIVINDHWETGMAGSIHTGIQAMLRISHTVNNTFLLLCDQPFISSTLLHEMMTTQTATGKKIIACAYNNTIGTPVLFDSSFFPQLLQLTGQEGAKKILLQHPADVVTIPFAQGALDIDTQDDYKKLMQ
- a CDS encoding phytanoyl-CoA dioxygenase family protein — its product is MQTNTLPVFRLEGTVTATHLAYFRQHGIIQFKNFLDKETLSTVLREVEQVQQLLLNNNTQKVNGIPLKFGTDTNGNPLIQRIAFASHFSSVLRTLLKEERLQSLTKLLGPYEGRIGENEKDGLVINHYVNAAHSQFKQLGWHTDSPRDLFLGTRIMPMLNVGIHLDDCPLENGGLRVLAGTHEQGLLRLLFRKKYFIDNNPDKKEVGFDIEAGDLTVHDGRLWHRVQQSPHTGEKSRRRVMYIPIITGAYQPKHAQSPTPFYHKLAQLKQPRYSDRPQWGNAKTAIVNSSSI
- a CDS encoding SDR family NAD(P)-dependent oxidoreductase; amino-acid sequence: MSYALVTGAAKGIGKAIAAELAARNYHLLLVDFDGNTLAATAEALAAQYHVNVHTLHQDLSEPDALLHITAWTSSWHDQLNVVVNNAGYGLNGAFENSSLPEQFNIIDVNIKAQVGLSYAYIPVLRKFQRAYLLNLASTTAYQTVPYLNIYAASKAFALSFTRGLRHELRDSPISVSALSPGSTDTDFVNRARMGDATRKLADRFNMTPEKVASIAIDGLFKGKAEIIPGFINKLNAFLPKFFPKTFVEKIAGNIYQPVGQTAEIVLTT